A single Triticum dicoccoides isolate Atlit2015 ecotype Zavitan chromosome 2A, WEW_v2.0, whole genome shotgun sequence DNA region contains:
- the LOC119353454 gene encoding angio-associated migratory cell protein-like translates to MSISGEVPDEGSDGEEVFIDEQDIIQEIHLDEEDLPDHDDDDEDDEEDQEMDEVEDHSAYAFHGHTDEVFAAACSPVDASLVVSGGKDDRGFLWRIGSEQDFQELTGHGDTVCTVAFSSDGKLVACGSMDGQINVWDTATRTLQGTLEGSSGSGFEWLRWHPRGHLIIAGSEDCNVWMWNADHNAFLNTFAGHSSTVTCGDFTPDGKLICSGSDDATLRIWDPKSAQCRHVVRGHGYHTQGLTCLAITPDSQSIVSGSEDNSVHIVSINSGQVVGSLVGHTNSIECIGISSRYNWVATGSIDRTLIIWDLARQAIRSTCEHDEGVTCLAWLGSSRYVASGCIDGMVRIWDSLSGDLARMFSGHRDVVQSLAVSADGNSIVSVSTDKSARVFDISMFK, encoded by the exons ATGAGTATCTCAGGCGAGGTCCCCGACGAAGGCTCTGACGGCGAGGAGGTCTTCATCGACGAGCAGGACATCATCCAGGAGATACACCTTGACGAGGAAG ATCTCCCCGACCATGACGATGATGACGAGGACGATGAGGAAGACCAAGAGATGG ATGAGGTTGAGGATCATTCAGCTTATGCATTTCATGGGCATACAG ATGAGGTCTTTGCTGCTGCGTGCAGTCCTGTAGATGCATCACTTGTTGTCTCTGGTGGTAAAGATGACAGAGGGTTTCTTTGGAGGATTGGATCTGAACAGGATTTTCAGGAGCTGACTG GACATGGAGACACGGTGTGCACTGTCGCTTTCAGTTCAGATGGGAAATTGGTGGCTTGTGGAAGTATGGATGGACAGATAAATGTATGGGATACAGCTACACGGACACTTCAGGGAACGCTTGAGGGTTCCTCAGGATCAGGCTTTGAG TGGCTCAGATGGCATCCACGCGGTCACTTGATAATTGCAGGATCAGAAGACTGTAACGTATGGATGTGGAATGCTGACCACAATGCATTTCTGAATACATTTGCTGGTCACAGTAGCACAGTGACATGTGGTGATTTTACCCCTGATG GTAAGCTTATATGTAGTGGATCTGATGATGCAACATTGAGGATATGGGATCCCAAAAGCGCACAATGTAGACATGTTGTTCGGG GTCATGGCTATCATACTCAAGGATTGACATGCTTAGCCATTACTCCGGACTCCCAGTCAATTGTTAGTGGCTCAGAGGATAATTCTGTGCACATTGTGAGCATAAACTCAGGCCAG GTTGTTGGTTCATTAGTTGGCCACACCAATTCCATCGAGTGCATTGGCATCTCGTCGAG GTACAACTGGGTGGCTACAGGGAGCATTGATAGAACTCTCATTATCTGGGACCTTGCTCGTCAAGCAATTCGATCTACTTGCGAGCATGAT GAAGGTGTGACATGCCTGGCGTGGCTGGGTTCGTCGAGGTATGTAGCGTCGGGGTGCATCGACGGCATGGTGCGCATCTGGGACAGCCTCTCCGGGGACTTGGCTCGCATGTTCAGTGGGCACAGGGACGTCGTGCAGTCGCTGGCTGTTTCTGCCGACGGCAACTCCATAGTCTCGGTCTCCACGGATAAATCTGCCCGCGTCTTTGACATCTCTATGTTCAAGTGA